Proteins from one Chiroxiphia lanceolata isolate bChiLan1 chromosome W unlocalized genomic scaffold, bChiLan1.pri scaffold_60_arrow_ctg1, whole genome shotgun sequence genomic window:
- the UBL5 gene encoding ubiquitin-like protein 5 yields the protein MIEVVCNDRLGKKVRVKCNPEDSIRDLKKLIAAQTGTRWDKIVLKKWYTIFKDHVTLGDYEIHDGMNLELYYQ from the exons ATGATCGAGGTTGTCTGTAACGACCGGCTGGGGAAGAAGGTTCGGGTCAAGTGCAA ccccgaggATTCCATCCGGGACCTGAAGAAGTTGATCGCGGCGCAGACGGGCACCCGCTGGGACAAGATCGTGCTCAAGAAATG GTACACCATCTTCAAGGACCACGTGACCCTCGGGGACT ATGAGATCCATGACGGGATGAACCTGGAGCTCTACTACCAGTAG